In Miscanthus floridulus cultivar M001 chromosome 5, ASM1932011v1, whole genome shotgun sequence, one genomic interval encodes:
- the LOC136451340 gene encoding G-type lectin S-receptor-like serine/threonine-protein kinase At2g19130, producing MMPGTAMEAAKRGCSSLGPRGCAPPTFLVFFLLLAVAASATDTILPGAGISGNQTLVSKNGDFELGFFAPGAGIHRFLGVRFKRMPSTSPTFWVGDRVGISDLSAAALEVFAGSLCITEAGSTRWCSPVAGAGPPPPAAAAVLLGDGNMVVRDQANASRVLWQSFDSPGDSLLPGARLGLAGDTGANVSLTYKSYSHNGSVGVDRSRRNGFVLTTDGHPSFGTFPDWMVTSQDNGSSLVLNPPDSPNLTEFLQFLLGQVSLMRWSEDSAAANSSGWVPRWTFPSDCKNSGFFCGNFGACTSNAKCDCVDGFEPSYPAEWNLGSFATGCSRPRSLPLSCETNGQTEHDGSFILLDKLQGLPYDSQNDLARSDEDCKQACLSKCYCVAYVYDSGCKLWYYNLYNLSFASRPPYSKVYVRWGSKLRAKNGLHTWLIVFLVIGLIALASVILVLALLWRYRRDLFVCRKFEVEGSLVFYSYGQVKKATRNFSDKLGEGGFGSVFRGTMPGSTVVAVKSLKGSGQVDKQFRAEVQTIGVIKHANLVRLLGFCVKGDMRLLVYEYMPNGSLDSHLFSERSSLLNWDLRYQIAQGIAKGLAYLHEECEDCIIHCDIKPENILLDAEFCAKISDFGMAKLLGREFNSALTTIRGTMGYLAPEWISGQPITKKADVYSFGIVLLEIISGRRTTKRLKFGSHRYFPLYASAQVNEGNVLCLLDGKLEGNANVKELDVACRVACWCIQDEENDRPSMGQVVRMLEGVVNTEIPPIPSSFQNLMEGENSGIYSDEG from the coding sequence ATGATGCCCGGCACGGCAATGGAGGCAGCAAAGCGCGGCTGCTCCTCGTTGGGGCCTCGCGGGTGCGCGCCGCCCACCttcctcgtcttcttcctcctgctGGCCGTCGCTGCTTCGGCGACGGACACCATCCTCCCCGGCGCGGGCATCTCCGGGAACCAGACACTCGTGTCCAAGAACGGCGACTTCGAGCTGGGATTCTTCGCCCCGGGCGCGGGCATCCACCGCTTCCTGGGCGTCCGCTTCAAGAGGATGCCGAGCACCAGCCCCACGTTCTGGGTCGGGGACAGGGTCGGCATCTCCGACCTCTCCGCCGCGGCGCTGGAGGTCTTCGCCGGCAGCCTGTGCATCACGGAGGCCGGGTCTACCCGCTGGTGTTCGCCAGTGGCGGGGGCCGGGCCGCCGCCTCCCGCCGCGGCCGCGGTGCTTCTTGGCGACGGCAACATGGTGGTGAGGGACCAGGCCAACGCCTCGCGGGTGCTGTGGCAGAGCTTCGATTCCCCCGGCGACTCGCTGCTCCCCGGCGCCAGGCTCGGGCTCGCCGGCGACACGGGAGCCAACGTCTCCTTGACGTACAAGAGTTACTCGCACAATGGCAGCGTCGGCGTCGACCGGAGCAGGAGGAACGGGTTCGTGCTCACCACTGATGGGCATCCCAGCTTTGGGACCTTCCCGGATTGGATGGTGACATCACAAGACAACGGCAGCTCACTGGTGCTGAATCCTCCGGACAGCCCTAATCTGACCGAGTTCTTGCAGTTCCTCCTGGGGCAAGTCAGCTTGATGCGGTGGTCAGAGGATTCTGCAGCGGCCAATAGCAGTGGTTGGGTACCTCGTTGGACCTTCCCTTCAGATTGCAAAAACAGTGGCTTCTTCTGTGGCAATTTCGGTGCTTGCACAAGCAATGCCAAATGCGATTGCGTCGATGGATTTGAGCCTTCCTATCCAGCTGAGTGGAACCTCGGATCCTTTGCTACTGgttgctcgagaccgagatctcTTCCATTGAGCTGCGAGACGAATGGCCAGACTGAACATGACGGCTCTTTTATCCTGCTGGACAAGCTGCAGGGGCTCCCTTATGATTCTCAGAATGATTTAGCAAGAAGTGATGAGGATTGTAAGCAAGCCTGTCTCAGCAAATGCTACTGTGTCGCATATGTGTATGACTCCGGATGCAAGCTGTGGTACTACAACCTGTACAACCTGAGTTTTGCTTCTAGACCTCCATACAGCAAGGTTTATGTTCGTTGGGGCTCCAAACTCAGGGCCAAAAATGGTTTGCACACATGGCTGATTGTTTTCTTGGTGATCGGGTTAATAGCATTGGCTTCTGTGATATTGGTACTGGCGCTTCTATGGAGATACAGGAGAGATCTATTTGTTTGCAGAAAGTTTGAAGTGGAAGGTTCTCTTGTGTTCTACTCTTATGGGCAAGTCAAGAAAGCCACAAGGAATTTCTCTGATAAACTCGGCGAGGGAGGTTTTGGAAGTGTTTTCAGGGGAACAATGCCAGGATCAACTGTTGTCGCTGTTAAGAGTCTCAAAGGTAGCGGGCAAGTAGATAAGCAATTCAGAGCTGAAGTGCAGACAATTGGGGTGATCAAACACGCCAATCTCGTCCGTCTTCTGGGATTTTGTGTTAAAGGAGATATGAGGTTGCTGGTCTATGAGTATATGCCTAATGGGTCTTTGGATTCACACCTCTTCTCGGAAAGATCCAGTCTTCTGAACTGGGATCTTCGCTACCAGATTGCACAAGGTATTGCAAAGGGCCTAGCCTATCTTCATGAAGAATGTGAGGACTGCATCATACATTGTGACATCAAGCCTGAAAACATACTACTAGATGCAGAATTCTGTGCTAAAATCTCAGACTTTGGCATGGCAAAGCTTCTTGGACGTGAATTCAACTCTGCATTGACCACCATCCGAGGAACCATGGGATACCTCGCGCCAGAGTGGATATCTGGGCAGCCTATCACTAAAAAGGCGGATGTTTATAGCTTTGGCATCGTGCTTCTTGAAATAATCTCAGGAAGAAGGACTACAAAGAGGCTGAAATTCGGAAGCCACCGATACTTCCCTCTTTACGCGTCTGCTCAAGTGAACGAAGGAAATGTGTTGTGCTTGCTGGACGGTAAGCTGGAAGGAAATGCTAATGTCAAGGAGCTTGACGTCGCCTGCAGAGTTGCCTGTTGGTGCATCCAGGACGAGGAGAACGACAGGCCATCGATGGGCCAAGTTGTCCGCATGTTGGAAGGTG